Genomic segment of Nitrosopumilaceae archaeon AB1(1):
CTGTGTCAGCTGCCTCTGATATATTCGCCTTTAACTCTAGTTTATCGAATCCCATCTTCTCAACACATTCTTTGAATCAATCATAAAATATTGATTTATTGTGCTTGTGAGCAATTGTGGTGCATGATGATAATGCATAACCGTGTGGTATGCCCTCATTTGAGAATACATATGATAATGCGTGACCTAGTGTGGTAGAGCAGTTTCCAAATCCCATTCCTGATAACATAGATCCATACGGATAGTTTTCCAGTTTATCATTCATTATTGCATCATACAATACATCAAATGCTTGTTTGCATAGTGTACGTGTTAGCTCATTTCCACGTTTACTATCAAAACCTTCTGTTGCCTGTGCACATGCATCACACACTGAACTATTAATTATTTTTTGAGGTGTGCCATCCATAAAATAAGAATCTACAACTGTCATGTCTGCCAAGAATTTGCTATTTTGTAATAGTTTTTTCTTACCATCAAATTTCAATACACAGTATGTTGTCATCTCTGCTCCGGTACCGAATGTAGTTGGAATTAAAATTTTTGTAATATCTAATTCTGATGCAGCATACTTTACAACATCCATGGAACTACCGCCTCCAAGTCCAATCAACGCCGATGGTCTCTTTTCTTTACATAAATTCATAACTTTATTTGCATCATCAATGGATGGTTCTGGAACCACTTTGTCATAAATGCTGAAATCTTGAATTCCCATTCTTTTCAACCACTTGTCTGCCA
This window contains:
- a CDS encoding iron-containing alcohol dehydrogenase, producing the protein MHTIQTPKIIKFGKNALSETEYPKNALVVTTAQPDLADKWLKRMGIQDFSIYDKVVPEPSIDDANKVMNLCKEKRPSALIGLGGGSSMDVVKYAASELDITKILIPTTFGTGAEMTTYCVLKFDGKKKLLQNSKFLADMTVVDSYFMDGTPQKIINSSVCDACAQATEGFDSKRGNELTRTLCKQAFDVLYDAIMNDKLENYPYGSMLSGMGFGNCSTTLGHALSYVFSNEGIPHGYALSSCTTIAHKHNKSIFYD